The following proteins come from a genomic window of Nostoc sp. ATCC 53789:
- a CDS encoding NAD(P)/FAD-dependent oxidoreductase, with protein MEIFDYVILGAGLGGLSAAACLTRQGYRVVVLEQHYLPGGCCHTFDYGEYRFCADVHYISQCGSGQTVGQFLDYIHQNVPFNSLDSDCIDRVITPEADFKIPLGWENLRSRLLSTFPEEAGAINHYCNEIQQLHQEIRNLVQEVRWYDQKLSDWLKLPKYLNLFWKRNWTLQDLYNHVGLSPKLQAVLAGQSGDYALPPQEIALLTHTSLVWDYSEGAYYPKHHFKHLVDTIAQVITAGGGVIKYSTPVSHIQVSNHSVLSVLADGNSYHASKAYISDLDPKLTVELMHDITALSQKEHQRLTSYQYSASAFNIYLGLDSRFDPQRYGIGNWNVWYYPTGDLNREYQQQLEGDFSQPWIFLSCPTMKSSEPGMGPEGHHVLEIATVCSYEPFEHLYKSNPKAYKAKKREFYQQIMTSVRDFIPDVDKYARMKVYGTPTTSEFYLGQPQGNIYGAKLVPKQVGLNRLGYTTELPNLFLVGASAGYPSVPGVIGNGMDVVELLTGQSVWHKAAERPQPLVAIG; from the coding sequence ATGGAAATCTTCGACTATGTGATTCTGGGAGCCGGGCTAGGTGGACTTTCGGCCGCAGCCTGTTTAACTCGACAAGGCTATCGGGTAGTAGTTCTAGAGCAACATTATTTACCTGGCGGATGCTGTCACACCTTTGATTACGGAGAATATCGTTTTTGTGCTGACGTGCATTACATCTCTCAATGTGGTTCTGGTCAGACTGTAGGTCAATTTCTCGACTATATTCATCAAAATGTACCCTTTAATAGTCTCGATTCTGACTGCATTGATCGAGTCATCACACCAGAGGCGGATTTCAAAATTCCTTTGGGATGGGAGAATTTGCGATCGCGTTTACTCTCCACATTTCCAGAAGAAGCTGGTGCGATTAACCATTACTGCAATGAAATTCAGCAACTCCACCAAGAAATTCGCAACCTAGTGCAGGAGGTACGCTGGTACGATCAAAAGTTGTCTGACTGGTTAAAACTACCAAAATATTTGAATTTATTTTGGAAGCGGAATTGGACACTGCAAGATTTGTATAACCATGTCGGATTATCGCCTAAACTGCAAGCAGTACTGGCGGGGCAAAGTGGCGACTATGCACTACCACCGCAGGAAATTGCACTACTCACCCATACTTCCTTAGTTTGGGACTACTCAGAAGGCGCTTATTATCCAAAACATCACTTCAAACACCTTGTTGACACCATTGCACAGGTAATTACCGCAGGTGGAGGTGTTATCAAGTACTCAACCCCGGTGAGCCATATTCAAGTTAGCAACCATAGTGTCCTTAGTGTCCTTGCTGATGGTAATAGCTATCACGCCAGCAAAGCTTATATCAGCGACCTCGACCCCAAATTAACAGTGGAGTTAATGCATGATATTACAGCTTTGAGTCAAAAAGAGCATCAACGCCTCACTAGTTACCAATACTCAGCCAGTGCTTTTAATATCTACCTGGGTTTAGATAGCCGCTTCGATCCTCAACGCTACGGCATTGGTAACTGGAATGTTTGGTATTATCCCACAGGCGATCTGAACAGAGAATATCAACAACAATTAGAAGGTGACTTTAGCCAACCGTGGATTTTCCTCTCTTGTCCAACTATGAAATCTAGCGAACCAGGGATGGGGCCAGAGGGACATCATGTATTAGAAATTGCTACTGTCTGTTCTTATGAACCATTTGAACATCTGTACAAAAGCAACCCAAAAGCGTATAAAGCCAAAAAGCGAGAATTTTATCAGCAGATTATGACAAGTGTGCGAGATTTTATTCCCGATGTAGACAAATATGCCCGGATGAAAGTTTACGGTACACCTACCACCAGCGAATTTTATTTAGGACAACCGCAAGGTAATATTTATGGTGCGAAATTAGTACCTAAACAGGTTGGTTTAAATCGTCTGGGATATACGACAGAGTTACCTAATCTCTTTTTGGTAGGGGCGAGTGCCGGGTATCCAAGTGTACCAGGTGTAATTGGCAATGGGATGGATGTTGTCGAACTGCTGACAGGACAATCGGTATGGCACAAAGCAGCTGAAAGACCTCAGCCTTTGGTAGCAATTGGGTAA
- a CDS encoding IS4 family transposase, translating to MGKHQSVSIRQISKNRAEQIGYYRFLENKSVTVGELVRSLSDHCVSHVEGKHILAISDTSEINLQSHVGRLEALGLGVVGNNRDIGFYIHPTLVLDAANGFPLGISTVKLWTRDINHQDKHERNYSQLPIEEKESYKWLRSAYETQQCINVGEAKMITHIGDRESDMYEEFVTVANQDNHVLVRARIDRRLVGKTSSFYTYLNQQPSEGTYTVDVPADARTSRTAREALLIVRRAMVKIQRPDKLNGQDYPPSVTLYAVEAVEVNPPPGQAPIHWRLLTTHQVVCLEQALQVIRWYTWRWRIEQLFATLKTAGLNLEATQLESIAAIQRLTVLALSVAVRILQLIQGRDNPNLPATVAFSHEQQHCLSSISPTLEGKTQLQQNPYLPSSLPWATWIIARLGGWSGYKSQKPPGITTLVRGLEQFESTFFGWKLALGKLVCTP from the coding sequence TTGGGAAAACATCAATCAGTCAGCATTCGACAAATAAGTAAAAATAGAGCCGAACAAATAGGATACTATCGGTTTTTGGAGAATAAGAGTGTGACAGTAGGGGAATTAGTGCGAAGCCTATCAGATCACTGCGTATCTCATGTAGAAGGAAAGCATATATTAGCTATCAGTGATACCAGCGAAATTAACTTGCAGTCTCATGTAGGCAGGTTGGAAGCTTTGGGTCTAGGTGTAGTAGGAAACAATAGGGATATAGGATTTTATATTCATCCCACACTAGTATTAGATGCAGCAAATGGATTTCCCTTGGGGATAAGTACAGTAAAACTGTGGACTAGAGATATCAACCATCAAGATAAACATGAACGAAACTATAGCCAATTGCCAATAGAGGAGAAAGAATCATACAAATGGCTGCGTTCAGCTTATGAAACTCAACAGTGCATCAATGTTGGTGAAGCCAAAATGATTACCCATATCGGCGACCGAGAAAGTGATATGTATGAGGAATTTGTGACAGTCGCAAATCAAGACAATCATGTATTGGTCAGAGCGCGCATTGACCGTCGCCTGGTGGGAAAGACCTCATCATTTTATACATACTTAAACCAACAGCCGAGCGAGGGGACTTACACAGTAGATGTCCCAGCAGATGCACGCACTAGTAGAACCGCAAGAGAGGCATTATTAATTGTTCGCCGTGCAATGGTGAAAATTCAACGTCCAGATAAATTGAATGGACAAGATTATCCTCCGAGTGTGACACTTTATGCCGTGGAAGCCGTGGAGGTCAACCCACCACCAGGTCAAGCACCGATTCATTGGCGATTGCTCACCACCCACCAAGTTGTTTGTTTAGAACAAGCTTTACAGGTGATTCGATGGTACACCTGGCGATGGCGAATTGAACAACTTTTTGCCACCCTCAAAACTGCTGGTTTAAATCTCGAAGCTACCCAATTAGAATCGATTGCTGCCATTCAACGACTGACTGTATTAGCTTTGTCAGTCGCCGTGCGAATTTTACAACTGATTCAGGGACGGGATAACCCTAATTTACCTGCTACTGTTGCTTTTTCACACGAGCAACAGCATTGCTTGTCTAGCATTTCACCAACTTTAGAGGGGAAAACTCAATTGCAACAAAATCCCTATCTTCCTTCCTCTCTTCCTTGGGCTACTTGGATTATTGCTCGGCTTGGTGGTTGGTCTGGTTACAAGTCTCAAAAACCTCCCGGTATTACTACTTTGGTTCGCGGTCTTGAGCAATTTGAATCCACCTTTTTTGGGTGGAAACTCGCTCTGGGCAAACTTGTGTGTACACCGTAG
- a CDS encoding DUF411 domain-containing protein: protein MSHKEFIYCWQKWLLPIVVRIVVTICLTVGVLGILGSTASTSNAQALFPDSVTANAQLVSTTKRIQDKQTPSKSTPLNATVYHSPECNCCGGWIDHLKTQGFEITDFSTPDIETVKQKYNVPDNLSSCHTAIVNGYVIEGHVPANDIKRLLQEKPNVVGLSVPQMPVGTPGMEMGNRKDPFTVFAFDGNKSVAVFNKYPSS, encoded by the coding sequence ATGTCGCACAAAGAATTTATTTATTGCTGGCAAAAATGGTTACTTCCCATCGTGGTACGTATTGTAGTAACAATTTGTCTCACAGTAGGGGTGTTAGGCATTTTGGGAAGCACTGCTTCTACAAGTAATGCTCAAGCTCTTTTTCCTGATTCTGTGACAGCTAATGCTCAACTAGTAAGTACCACTAAGCGTATTCAGGACAAACAGACACCATCAAAATCAACACCGCTAAATGCTACTGTATATCATAGTCCCGAATGTAATTGTTGTGGTGGGTGGATTGACCACTTAAAGACACAAGGTTTTGAAATCACAGACTTTTCCACGCCTGACATCGAAACGGTTAAACAAAAGTACAACGTGCCAGATAACTTATCATCTTGCCACACAGCAATTGTTAATGGATATGTCATAGAAGGACACGTTCCAGCAAACGACATCAAACGTTTGCTTCAAGAAAAGCCAAATGTTGTTGGTTTATCTGTTCCCCAAATGCCTGTAGGCACTCCTGGGATGGAGATGGGAAATCGAAAAGACCCGTTTACGGTGTTTGCCTTTGATGGCAATAAGTCAGTTGCGGTATTTAATAAATATCCATCTTCTTGA
- a CDS encoding tetratricopeptide repeat protein, translating to MTEVIRTGSLNNIESIEFEKRCLHKAREIGDRNSEVICLASLGNAYQSIGEYHLAIEFYQQWLDIAKEIGDRFGEAKSLSGLGNAYQSLGKYQRAIEFYHQWLSITRKIGDRTGEAICLGSLGNTYEYLGKYDQAIEFYQQWLSITRKTGDRTGEAICLGSLGNTYESLGQYQLAIEFYHQWLEVTRLISDRNSEGMALSGLGSAYNALGQYQRAVEFHQYSLEIRRNLDDQNAEANSWFNLGLVLEKINRESEAMNAFCNARGIYHAMGIDASLQDCNHAIEHLSQNVSIIASRFWFGRWFSHLSHLIKTDSNQ from the coding sequence ATGACAGAAGTAATTAGAACAGGGAGCCTAAATAACATCGAGTCCATTGAGTTTGAAAAGCGGTGCTTGCACAAAGCCAGAGAAATAGGCGATCGCAACAGTGAAGTCATTTGTTTAGCAAGTTTGGGCAATGCTTATCAGTCCATTGGGGAGTACCACCTGGCAATTGAGTTTTATCAGCAGTGGTTGGATATAGCGAAAGAAATAGGCGATCGCTTCGGAGAAGCCAAATCTTTGTCTGGATTGGGTAACGCTTACCAATCACTGGGGAAATACCAGCGAGCAATCGAATTTTATCACCAGTGGTTGAGTATCACCAGGAAAATAGGCGATCGCACTGGAGAAGCCATTTGTCTAGGAAGCTTAGGCAATACTTATGAATACCTGGGCAAGTACGACCAAGCGATTGAGTTTTATCAGCAGTGGTTGAGTATTACCAGGAAAACAGGCGATCGCACTGGAGAAGCCATTTGTCTAGGAAGTTTGGGCAATACTTATGAATCATTGGGGCAGTACCAACTGGCAATTGAGTTTTACCACCAATGGTTAGAAGTGACAAGATTAATTAGCGATCGCAATAGTGAAGGCATGGCCTTAAGTGGATTGGGAAGTGCTTATAATGCTCTGGGACAATACCAAAGAGCGGTTGAGTTTCATCAATATTCATTAGAGATTAGAAGGAATCTTGATGACCAAAATGCAGAAGCAAACTCCTGGTTTAATTTGGGTTTAGTGCTAGAAAAAATCAACCGTGAATCAGAAGCGATGAATGCCTTTTGCAATGCTCGCGGGATTTATCACGCAATGGGAATTGATGCAAGCCTGCAAGATTGTAACCATGCGATTGAGCATCTTTCTCAAAATGTTTCAATCATAGCATCTCGCTTCTGGTTTGGGAGATGGTTCAGTCATTTGTCGCACTTAATCAAAACTGATTCTAACCAGTAA
- a CDS encoding SGNH/GDSL hydrolase family protein: protein MDKTHPISELYVFGDSLSDTGMVFRATGGMYPPNPTYFQGRYSNGRVWIEYLAESLHLSSKQTHNFAYGGATTGNVDNNYVPSVLNQVQSFTQTHQQTNPDALYVLWAGANDYLQGVSSATIPVKNVTTAINSLTDVGAKKILVGNLPDLGQLPATRNSTNSVSLSGLTQAHNQGLRRSLKVLSQQHSDLEIVQLDANALYRDAMSATGYANANPAAFNFTNVISPCLSGDRTCSNPDQFLFWDGIHPTAAAHRIIGETAFSTIQEAGMINPRSMLVL, encoded by the coding sequence ATGGATAAAACTCATCCCATCTCAGAACTTTATGTATTTGGAGACAGTCTTTCGGATACAGGGATGGTATTCCGGGCGACAGGAGGAATGTACCCACCTAATCCAACTTACTTTCAGGGGCGTTACTCGAATGGTCGGGTTTGGATTGAGTATCTTGCCGAAAGCCTCCATCTTTCCTCTAAACAAACTCACAATTTTGCTTATGGAGGAGCAACTACTGGCAATGTTGACAACAACTATGTACCTAGCGTGCTAAATCAAGTGCAATCGTTTACGCAGACACATCAACAGACGAATCCAGATGCTTTGTATGTGCTGTGGGCAGGAGCAAATGATTATTTGCAAGGAGTAAGCAGTGCAACTATTCCTGTTAAAAATGTGACAACGGCAATCAATTCTCTAACTGATGTGGGTGCTAAGAAGATTCTGGTAGGAAATTTACCAGATTTAGGACAGTTACCTGCCACTAGAAACAGTACAAATTCTGTAAGCCTCAGTGGATTAACACAAGCACATAATCAAGGCTTGAGGCGATCGCTAAAAGTACTAAGTCAACAGCATTCCGATCTGGAGATTGTGCAATTAGATGCTAACGCGCTATATCGAGATGCGATGTCTGCGACGGGCTACGCCAACGCAAATCCGGCAGCCTTTAACTTTACCAATGTCATCAGTCCATGTCTATCTGGCGATCGCACCTGTAGTAACCCAGACCAGTTTTTGTTCTGGGATGGCATTCATCCAACGGCTGCGGCTCATCGCATCATCGGGGAAACTGCTTTTTCAACGATTCAAGAGGCAGGGATGATTAATCCTCGTTCAATGTTGGTTCTATAA
- a CDS encoding O-acetylhomoserine aminocarboxypropyltransferase/cysteine synthase, with the protein MSEQYRFETLQVHAGQEPAPGTNARAVPIYQTTSYVFDDTEHGARLFALQEFGNIYTRIMNPTTDVFEKRIAALEGGVAALATASGQAAQFLAITTIAQAGDNIVSTSFLYGGTYNQFKVSLPRLGINVKFVEGDDPESFRQAIDDRTKALYVETIGNPQFNIPDFAALAHIAHENGIPLIVDNTFGAGGYLARPIEHGADIVVESATKWIGGHGTSIGGVIVDSGKFDWGNGKFPLFTEPAPGYHGLNFQEVFGTSGSFGNIAFIIRARVEGLRDFGPSLSPFNAFLLLQGLETLSLRVDRHVSNALELARWLEQQEQVLWVNYPGLPNHPYHERAKKYLRHGFGGVLNFGIKGGLEAGKAFINHVKLASHLANVGDAKTLVIHPASTTHQQLSDEEQLSAGVTPDLVRVSVGIEHIDDIKEDFQQAFGQVKI; encoded by the coding sequence ATGTCTGAACAATATCGTTTTGAAACTCTGCAAGTTCATGCTGGACAAGAGCCGGCTCCTGGAACTAATGCCCGTGCTGTACCAATTTACCAAACGACTTCCTACGTTTTTGACGACACCGAACACGGAGCGCGGTTATTTGCTCTCCAGGAATTTGGTAACATTTACACCCGAATCATGAACCCGACGACGGATGTATTTGAAAAGCGGATTGCGGCACTAGAAGGGGGTGTCGCAGCATTAGCAACAGCTAGTGGTCAGGCGGCGCAATTCTTGGCAATCACTACGATCGCTCAGGCTGGGGATAATATCGTTTCCACTAGTTTTTTGTATGGAGGAACATATAACCAGTTTAAAGTATCACTACCACGTTTAGGTATTAACGTCAAGTTTGTCGAGGGAGACGATCCAGAAAGTTTCCGTCAGGCGATCGATGATCGCACCAAAGCGTTATACGTTGAAACTATTGGCAATCCTCAATTCAACATTCCCGACTTTGCCGCATTAGCTCACATTGCCCACGAAAACGGCATACCTTTAATTGTGGATAATACCTTCGGTGCTGGTGGATATTTAGCTCGACCCATTGAACATGGTGCAGACATTGTAGTGGAATCTGCAACTAAATGGATTGGTGGGCATGGTACTTCCATTGGTGGCGTAATAGTCGATTCGGGTAAATTTGACTGGGGTAACGGCAAGTTTCCCCTATTTACTGAGCCAGCACCCGGCTATCATGGGCTGAATTTCCAAGAAGTGTTTGGGACTAGCGGTTCCTTTGGCAACATTGCTTTTATTATCCGCGCTAGAGTCGAGGGGTTACGGGATTTTGGCCCGTCTTTGAGTCCATTTAACGCCTTTCTTTTACTGCAAGGATTAGAGACTCTTTCTTTACGTGTAGATCGTCATGTCAGCAATGCCTTAGAATTGGCTCGGTGGTTAGAGCAGCAAGAGCAAGTATTATGGGTTAATTATCCCGGACTTCCTAATCACCCATATCATGAACGAGCGAAAAAATATCTCCGGCATGGCTTTGGGGGAGTTTTAAACTTTGGCATCAAAGGCGGATTGGAGGCAGGTAAAGCTTTTATTAATCATGTGAAATTGGCGAGTCATTTAGCAAATGTTGGTGATGCTAAAACCCTCGTGATTCATCCCGCTTCCACAACTCATCAACAGCTAAGTGATGAAGAACAGCTTTCAGCAGGTGTGACACCCGATTTGGTGCGCGTATCAGTGGGAATTGAACATATTGACGATATTAAAGAGGATTTTCAGCAGGCATTCGGGCAAGTTAAGATTTAA
- the metX gene encoding homoserine O-acetyltransferase, giving the protein MIYSDFISPQTQFYQLTVPFQLESGEVLIGVQIAYRSWGELNAQGDNGVLICHALTGSADADDWWEPLFGSGKAFNPDRNFIVCSNILGSCYGTTGPTTINPTTRKPYGVSFPKITIRDMVRLQAVLLEYLGVQSLRFVIGGSLGGMQSLEWALLYPDKVKGIAPIAVSGRHSAWCIGLSEAQRQAIYADPNWQGGNYTLDTPPNQGLAVARMMAMSTYRSWDSFTTRFGRQYDPSEKFAIASYLQHQGQKLTERFDANTYITLTHAMDDHDIARDRTTPNLSDYESVLGSIQQPTLVVAIDSDILYPPVEQQELANLIPNAQLSWLKSTHGHDAFLIDMAALNEIIQQNHKFVLF; this is encoded by the coding sequence ATGATCTACTCAGATTTCATCTCACCACAAACCCAGTTTTACCAGCTTACAGTGCCATTTCAACTTGAAAGCGGCGAAGTATTAATTGGGGTTCAGATTGCTTATCGCAGCTGGGGAGAGTTAAATGCTCAAGGCGATAATGGGGTACTAATTTGTCATGCCTTAACTGGTTCGGCTGATGCTGATGATTGGTGGGAACCTTTGTTTGGTTCAGGGAAAGCCTTCAATCCAGATCGCAATTTTATTGTGTGCAGCAACATTTTGGGAAGTTGTTACGGTACAACAGGGCCAACTACTATCAACCCAACAACCAGAAAGCCTTATGGTGTATCCTTCCCTAAAATTACAATCCGAGATATGGTTCGCCTACAAGCTGTACTACTAGAATATCTGGGTGTTCAATCTCTGCGGTTCGTAATTGGTGGTTCGCTCGGTGGAATGCAATCACTGGAGTGGGCATTATTATATCCCGACAAGGTGAAAGGTATTGCACCTATCGCTGTTTCTGGCAGACATTCCGCTTGGTGTATTGGATTAAGTGAAGCCCAAAGACAGGCAATTTATGCCGATCCAAATTGGCAAGGAGGAAACTACACCCTGGATACGCCTCCAAACCAAGGACTAGCAGTGGCGAGAATGATGGCGATGTCTACTTACCGTTCTTGGGATAGTTTTACAACCCGCTTTGGACGGCAGTATGATCCCTCTGAGAAGTTTGCTATAGCCAGTTACTTACAGCATCAAGGTCAAAAGCTGACAGAACGATTTGATGCCAATACTTATATTACCCTCACCCATGCAATGGATGACCACGATATTGCACGCGATCGCACAACTCCTAATTTATCAGATTATGAATCTGTTCTGGGAAGCATCCAGCAACCAACTCTAGTTGTCGCCATTGATTCTGATATTCTCTATCCACCAGTAGAACAACAAGAATTAGCAAATTTAATCCCTAATGCTCAACTGTCGTGGTTAAAGTCAACCCACGGACATGACGCATTTTTAATTGATATGGCTGCATTGAATGAAATTATTCAACAGAACCATAAGTTTGTTCTTTTTTAA
- a CDS encoding FAD-dependent oxidoreductase — MRIAIIGGGGSGMATAYLLDKQGHHVTVFERQPMLGGHIRTLNKNVKPNQSDCNEMLESGVLEFPTVFHSFVALMQELGVALEPIRVGSALFPQNGSPFFSKVTNENNYTGIQRLIEYLRFDTIHTRSLGLWLKTRFAQMEDFYNQPLSQYVNNQSISNTWLKLLTMYSYSMPFELIDNFPAEMGIPMLRDYLAVKWLRIKGGVYSYIEKILERFKGEILLNVEIVNISRSADGVKIQRSQGEIQEFDKVVFATPPDQVMALLADPTEAEIKRFSDWKANYATTTIHTDTSMYDHHHIHHPSEFDFFQTDTQWGYNSYLNQLCGISSPQHYFLSFQLEGLIDPAHIIHTQEHHTPLYTTESFRYRDEVVATNGENNTYYAGAYLGDGLHEGAIASAFRVAQLIGSPLAVSISAFNDGNPDTVNIAADTAGIGKYLTHPRSHRS, encoded by the coding sequence ATGAGAATTGCAATTATCGGTGGTGGAGGCAGTGGTATGGCTACAGCTTACCTACTTGATAAACAAGGGCATCATGTCACCGTGTTTGAACGGCAGCCGATGTTGGGGGGGCATATTCGGACACTCAACAAGAATGTAAAACCTAACCAATCTGATTGCAATGAAATGTTGGAAAGTGGAGTGCTAGAATTTCCTACCGTATTTCACAGCTTTGTTGCTCTTATGCAAGAGCTAGGAGTGGCACTAGAACCCATCCGTGTCGGTTCAGCTTTATTCCCCCAAAATGGCAGTCCCTTTTTCTCAAAGGTCACGAATGAGAACAACTATACAGGCATCCAACGCCTCATTGAATATCTGCGGTTCGATACCATCCATACCCGTTCCCTTGGATTATGGCTAAAAACGCGATTTGCCCAGATGGAAGATTTTTACAATCAGCCACTGTCTCAATATGTAAACAACCAAAGTATAAGCAATACCTGGCTAAAGTTGCTAACGATGTATAGCTACTCAATGCCCTTTGAACTCATTGATAACTTTCCCGCAGAGATGGGAATTCCGATGTTACGCGACTACCTCGCAGTCAAATGGCTCAGGATTAAAGGCGGTGTATATTCCTATATTGAAAAAATTCTGGAGCGATTTAAAGGGGAAATTTTGTTGAATGTGGAGATTGTTAATATTTCTAGAAGTGCAGATGGTGTGAAAATCCAGCGATCGCAGGGTGAAATCCAGGAGTTTGATAAAGTCGTGTTTGCCACGCCACCCGACCAAGTGATGGCTCTGTTAGCTGACCCAACCGAGGCTGAAATTAAACGCTTCTCAGATTGGAAAGCCAATTATGCAACCACTACAATTCATACTGATACTTCCATGTATGATCATCATCACATTCACCACCCCTCAGAATTTGATTTCTTCCAGACAGATACTCAATGGGGATATAACAGTTATTTGAATCAGCTTTGTGGCATCTCATCGCCACAGCATTATTTTTTATCGTTTCAACTAGAAGGATTGATTGATCCTGCTCACATTATTCACACTCAAGAACATCACACTCCGTTGTATACCACTGAATCTTTTCGATATCGAGACGAAGTAGTTGCCACTAATGGAGAGAACAATACTTACTATGCGGGAGCTTATCTAGGAGACGGATTGCATGAAGGAGCGATCGCGTCTGCCTTTCGAGTTGCCCAACTCATCGGTTCACCCTTAGCTGTCTCCATTTCTGCTTTCAACGACGGAAACCCAGACACAGTAAATATAGCGGCGGATACGGCGGGCATTGGAAAATATTTAACTCATCCCCGTTCCCATCGGTCTTGA
- a CDS encoding NAD(P)/FAD-dependent oxidoreductase, translated as MKADYLIVGSGLSALVFGALMANSGKTVQILEAHEHPGGFGHTFMMAKKYTFNAQFHYVWDCGEGQTVNRVLKKLGLDREVTFERYDPDGFDHMRMPGYALDMPSESEELIQRLSKLFPEYSVGGASRSENRIRQFVNDVEKTSAGLKRLAPPVKPIELLKHPGEVFCTVQYLNSTLQDVFDKFQLPQAAQTLLALQWPDFLLPPNQLSFYAWVALFKGYQAGAFYPTQHFEHVINSLVKVIESNGGQVLLNHEVTNFRVIDKTVTGVEAMDLNTHQTHEFTGDTVICNIDPKKAAKMIGESHFSKTVRRKLNYEYSASNYMAYCVVKDLDLRDYGFGKWNLFHTGHQDLNEAFAQMYEHNDFSNPSFAITTPTLLTQASRDCPEDCQIVEFLTVANYNYFKQLRQSDRKAYNQKKQEIFDSILDVVEKEYIPNFRKHLVFHITGSPTTNERYCWCPNGNSYGSSLTPRNMGLGRLNHETSLNHFYFCNASSGYPGFAPTFWTGALLYQRLSGDVLLGNS; from the coding sequence ATGAAAGCGGATTACCTAATTGTAGGCAGTGGTTTATCAGCATTGGTCTTTGGCGCTTTGATGGCAAACTCAGGTAAGACCGTGCAAATACTCGAAGCTCATGAGCATCCGGGCGGCTTTGGTCACACGTTTATGATGGCTAAAAAATACACGTTTAATGCCCAATTCCATTATGTTTGGGATTGCGGTGAAGGACAAACGGTTAATCGGGTACTCAAGAAATTGGGCTTGGATCGGGAAGTGACTTTTGAACGGTACGACCCGGATGGTTTTGACCACATGCGAATGCCGGGGTATGCGTTAGATATGCCTTCGGAATCAGAGGAACTGATCCAGCGATTATCAAAGCTGTTTCCTGAATATAGCGTTGGCGGAGCCTCTCGATCAGAGAATCGCATTCGCCAATTTGTTAACGATGTTGAAAAAACGAGCGCAGGTTTGAAAAGACTTGCTCCTCCAGTTAAGCCAATTGAACTGCTCAAACATCCAGGTGAAGTGTTTTGTACTGTCCAATATCTCAACAGTACACTTCAGGATGTATTCGATAAATTTCAGCTCCCACAAGCCGCCCAAACCCTATTAGCTCTGCAATGGCCTGATTTTTTGCTGCCTCCAAATCAACTCTCGTTTTATGCCTGGGTCGCTTTATTCAAGGGCTATCAAGCAGGTGCATTCTATCCAACCCAGCATTTTGAGCATGTTATCAATTCGTTAGTCAAAGTGATTGAATCAAATGGAGGGCAGGTACTACTAAACCATGAAGTCACGAATTTTAGAGTCATAGACAAAACGGTTACGGGCGTTGAGGCGATGGATTTAAACACCCATCAAACTCATGAATTTACAGGCGACACCGTGATTTGTAACATTGACCCCAAAAAAGCCGCCAAAATGATTGGTGAGTCACATTTTTCTAAAACCGTGCGCCGAAAACTCAACTATGAGTATTCTGCATCCAACTACATGGCTTATTGCGTCGTCAAAGACCTCGACCTGCGAGACTATGGATTTGGCAAGTGGAATCTTTTCCACACTGGTCATCAGGATTTAAATGAAGCCTTTGCTCAGATGTATGAACACAATGATTTTTCCAATCCTAGCTTTGCCATAACAACGCCGACTTTATTGACACAAGCGAGTCGGGATTGTCCAGAGGATTGCCAGATTGTCGAATTCCTTACCGTTGCTAATTACAACTACTTTAAGCAATTGCGACAAAGCGATCGCAAAGCTTACAACCAGAAAAAGCAAGAAATCTTCGATTCTATCCTGGATGTCGTGGAAAAAGAATATATACCGAATTTTAGAAAGCATCTAGTCTTTCATATCACCGGCAGTCCCACCACCAATGAACGTTATTGCTGGTGTCCCAATGGGAATTCCTACGGTTCTAGTCTCACACCGCGCAACATGGGTTTGGGGCGCTTGAATCACGAAACCTCACTCAATCATTTCTATTTCTGCAATGCCTCATCAGGCTATCCGGGCTTTGCTCCCACATTCTGGACTGGGGCGTTGCTGTATCAACGATTATCTGGTGATGTGCTTTTAGGCAATAGCTAA